A region of Pyxidicoccus parkwaysis DNA encodes the following proteins:
- a CDS encoding M1 family metallopeptidase, translating into MRLGNLGAATWPLLALTLAGCVSTRPEPPPAPVTRAKTQATREASPAGDAPRALVPPGLRLDSRVKPVRQAVTLELDPRQETFRGTADIELALFADEPLRELWLHGDELTVEAATLEVNGRKVAVSALPVGEHIALVPEEPVGKGSASLHLEYTGRALANEDTGVFRAEEDGRWYAMTQFEALYARRAFPCFDEPGFKIPWQLTLRVRAEDGAYSNAPVEHEDVGADGWKTVRFKPTPPLPSYLVAFAVGPFDVVDAGRAGRNGVPVRMLVAHGHAAEATWAARVTPPLLEKLEAWFDSPYPFAKLDVLAVPGGPGGAMEHPGLITFGAQSMLGPVEGDSVWRQRMFAETQAHELAHQWFGNLVTMEWWDDLWLNESFADWLAFKVINQWQPGWRWDVRRVESRGQAMEADQLVSARSIRQPIQSSGDINGAFDGITYGKGAAVLAMFESWLGPDAFQLGVRRYLQAHARGSATTKDFFRALSIVVDRDVAPAFSTFLDQPGVPLVSVELQCPKDGPPRLALSQRRYLPLGSPGGQDGTPWQVPICARYTAGGAEGRACTVLSEPTGTLVLDGAKACPEQVHPNADGRGYYHALLAGDGLERLARQGGKGLSVPERRVLMDDAQALVASGDLDVAQALTLATKLLRPEDPDLVEAAVGVVGSVRDEFVPDALLPHRARFVRGLFGPMARRLGFVSRPGESEDLRMLRPSLVWLVANVGQDAVLRAEARKLALRWLEDRSVLSPDAASAVLGTAASGGDAALHQRLLQALRATRNERERELLIGALGAFRDPALSRASLELMLAPDVDAREALPILFNQLSEPPTRVGAFGFLREHFEPLRQRLPRDVSMWLLASGGFFCDAEHRQQAADFLGPRAEQLEGGERALAQALERVDLCIAQRKALRPGLERFLAHY; encoded by the coding sequence ATGCGGCTCGGAAACCTCGGCGCGGCCACCTGGCCCCTGCTGGCGCTCACCCTCGCCGGCTGCGTGAGCACGCGGCCCGAGCCGCCACCCGCCCCCGTCACCCGCGCCAAGACGCAGGCCACCCGCGAGGCCTCGCCCGCTGGCGACGCGCCCCGCGCCCTCGTGCCGCCGGGCCTGCGGTTGGACTCGCGCGTGAAGCCCGTGCGGCAGGCGGTGACACTGGAGCTGGACCCGCGCCAGGAGACGTTCCGGGGCACGGCGGACATCGAGCTTGCGCTGTTCGCGGACGAGCCCCTGCGCGAGCTGTGGCTGCACGGCGACGAGCTGACGGTGGAGGCCGCCACCCTGGAGGTGAATGGCCGCAAGGTGGCCGTGTCCGCGCTGCCCGTGGGCGAGCACATCGCCCTCGTCCCCGAGGAGCCGGTGGGCAAGGGCTCGGCCTCGCTGCACCTCGAGTACACCGGCCGCGCGCTGGCGAACGAGGACACCGGCGTCTTCCGCGCCGAGGAGGACGGGCGCTGGTACGCGATGACGCAGTTCGAGGCGCTGTACGCGCGGCGCGCCTTCCCCTGCTTCGACGAGCCCGGCTTCAAGATTCCCTGGCAGCTCACCCTGCGCGTGCGCGCGGAGGACGGCGCATACTCCAACGCGCCGGTGGAGCACGAGGACGTGGGCGCGGACGGCTGGAAGACGGTGCGCTTCAAGCCCACGCCGCCCTTGCCCAGCTACCTGGTGGCCTTCGCGGTGGGCCCCTTCGACGTGGTGGACGCGGGCAGGGCGGGCCGCAACGGCGTGCCGGTGCGCATGCTGGTGGCGCACGGCCACGCCGCCGAGGCCACGTGGGCCGCGCGCGTGACACCGCCGCTGCTGGAGAAGCTGGAGGCGTGGTTCGACTCGCCCTACCCCTTCGCGAAGCTGGACGTCCTGGCCGTCCCCGGCGGGCCGGGCGGCGCCATGGAGCACCCGGGCCTCATCACCTTCGGCGCGCAGTCCATGCTGGGGCCGGTGGAGGGGGACTCGGTGTGGCGCCAGCGCATGTTCGCGGAGACGCAGGCGCACGAATTGGCGCACCAGTGGTTCGGCAACCTCGTCACCATGGAGTGGTGGGACGACTTGTGGCTCAACGAGTCCTTCGCGGACTGGCTGGCCTTCAAGGTCATCAACCAGTGGCAGCCCGGGTGGCGCTGGGACGTGCGCCGCGTGGAGTCTCGCGGGCAGGCCATGGAGGCGGACCAGCTCGTCAGCGCGCGGAGCATCCGCCAGCCCATCCAGTCCTCCGGCGACATCAACGGCGCCTTCGACGGGATTACCTACGGCAAGGGCGCCGCGGTGCTGGCCATGTTCGAGTCCTGGCTGGGGCCGGACGCCTTCCAGCTCGGCGTGCGCCGCTACCTCCAGGCCCACGCGCGCGGCAGCGCCACCACGAAGGACTTCTTCCGGGCACTCTCCATCGTCGTGGACCGGGACGTGGCGCCCGCGTTCTCCACCTTCCTGGACCAGCCCGGCGTGCCGCTCGTGTCCGTGGAGCTGCAGTGCCCCAAGGACGGGCCGCCGAGGCTCGCGCTCTCGCAGCGGCGCTACCTGCCGCTGGGCTCTCCCGGCGGCCAGGACGGGACGCCGTGGCAGGTGCCCATCTGCGCGCGCTACACGGCCGGCGGCGCGGAGGGCCGCGCGTGCACGGTGCTCTCCGAGCCCACGGGCACCCTGGTGCTGGACGGCGCGAAGGCGTGCCCGGAGCAGGTGCACCCCAACGCGGACGGGCGCGGCTACTACCACGCGCTGCTCGCCGGAGACGGGCTGGAGCGGCTGGCGCGCCAGGGCGGCAAGGGGCTGAGCGTCCCCGAGCGCCGCGTGCTGATGGACGACGCGCAGGCCCTGGTGGCCAGCGGGGATTTGGACGTGGCCCAGGCGCTCACGCTGGCCACGAAGCTCTTGCGCCCGGAGGACCCGGACCTGGTGGAGGCCGCGGTGGGCGTGGTGGGCAGCGTGCGGGACGAGTTCGTTCCGGACGCGCTTCTGCCCCACCGCGCGCGCTTCGTGCGCGGGCTCTTCGGGCCGATGGCGCGCCGGCTGGGCTTCGTGTCGCGCCCGGGCGAGAGCGAGGATTTGCGCATGCTGCGCCCGTCGCTGGTGTGGCTGGTGGCCAACGTGGGCCAGGACGCGGTGCTGCGCGCCGAGGCCCGCAAGCTCGCCCTTCGCTGGCTGGAGGACCGGAGCGTCCTCTCCCCGGACGCAGCCTCCGCGGTGCTCGGCACCGCCGCGTCCGGAGGCGACGCTGCCCTGCACCAGCGCCTGCTCCAGGCCCTGCGCGCCACCCGGAACGAGCGCGAGCGGGAGCTCCTCATCGGCGCGCTGGGCGCCTTCAGGGACCCGGCCCTCTCCCGTGCCAGCCTGGAGCTGATGCTGGCGCCGGACGTGGACGCGCGCGAGGCGCTGCCCATCCTCTTCAACCAGCTCTCCGAGCCGCCCACCCGCGTGGGCGCCTTCGGCTTCCTGCGCGAGCACTTCGAGCCGCTGCGCCAGCGGCTGCCGCGCGACGTCTCCATGTGGCTGCTGGCCAGCGGGGGTTTTTTCTGCGACGCCGAGCACCGGCAGCAGGCGGCCGACTTCCTGGGCCCGCGCGCGGAGCAACTGGAAGGCGGCGAGCGCGCCCTGGCGCAGGCCCTGGAGCGCGTGGATTTGTGCATTGCCCAGCGAAAGGCCCTGCGCCCCGGCCTGGAGCGCTTCCTCGCGCACTACTGA